The following coding sequences are from one Streptomyces sp. NBC_01294 window:
- a CDS encoding M1 family metallopeptidase has translation MEHRALSRLAAPAVAALLALTTACTGETVQGRPGASGLRDPYFPKAGNGGYQVEHYALDLDYDPADGELHGKAVITARAEQGLSSFNLDLSGLKVESVSVQGEGARYNRTGNELTVRPAEDLKKGEVFRTEVEYGGKPKALVDADGSKEGWITTEGGAVAVGEPVGSMTWFPGNHHPSDKATYDITLTVPHGYEAVSNGELRSRTEGADGRTEFAWQSREPMASYLATAVVGPYKVTTGRTASGIALYNAVTPEQAVASAGELARLPEMVEWGSGRFGAYPFGTAGAIVLPAETLGYALETQTKPVFPGAPVEEGLLLHELAHQWFGNSVSPKSWKDMWLNEGFATYAEWLWDEDHDGPTAQERFEAFLAGDTDVDLAADSDWDAFPPASPPGPEHISGNPVYYRGAMVLHRIRQEVGDEKFFALLRGWAADHRYGNASTADFTAYAQEQTGHDLKKVWDVWLYGKARPK, from the coding sequence GTGGAACACCGCGCACTCTCCCGCCTCGCCGCCCCTGCCGTCGCCGCCCTGCTCGCCCTCACCACGGCGTGTACGGGGGAGACGGTGCAGGGGCGGCCGGGTGCGTCGGGGCTGCGCGATCCGTACTTCCCGAAGGCCGGCAACGGCGGCTACCAGGTCGAGCACTACGCACTGGACCTGGACTACGACCCCGCCGACGGGGAGCTGCACGGCAAGGCCGTCATCACCGCCCGCGCCGAACAGGGGCTCAGCTCCTTCAACCTCGACCTGAGCGGCCTGAAGGTCGAGAGCGTGAGCGTCCAGGGCGAGGGCGCCCGGTACAACCGGACGGGCAACGAGCTGACGGTGCGCCCGGCCGAGGACCTGAAGAAGGGCGAGGTCTTCCGTACGGAGGTCGAGTACGGCGGGAAGCCGAAGGCCCTCGTGGACGCGGACGGCTCCAAGGAGGGCTGGATCACCACCGAGGGCGGCGCGGTCGCCGTCGGTGAGCCGGTCGGTTCGATGACCTGGTTCCCCGGCAACCACCACCCCAGCGACAAGGCCACGTACGACATCACCCTCACCGTTCCGCACGGCTACGAGGCCGTGTCGAACGGCGAGTTGCGCTCCCGTACCGAAGGCGCGGACGGGCGGACCGAGTTCGCGTGGCAGAGCCGGGAGCCGATGGCGAGCTATCTGGCCACGGCCGTCGTCGGCCCGTACAAGGTGACGACCGGGCGGACGGCCTCGGGGATCGCGCTCTACAACGCCGTGACACCGGAGCAGGCGGTCGCGAGCGCGGGTGAACTCGCGCGGCTGCCGGAGATGGTGGAGTGGGGCAGCGGCCGGTTCGGCGCGTACCCCTTCGGCACGGCGGGCGCGATCGTGCTGCCCGCCGAGACCCTCGGGTACGCGCTGGAGACCCAGACCAAGCCCGTCTTCCCCGGTGCGCCGGTGGAGGAGGGCCTCCTGCTGCACGAGCTCGCCCACCAGTGGTTCGGCAATTCGGTGTCGCCGAAGTCCTGGAAGGACATGTGGCTCAACGAGGGCTTCGCGACGTACGCCGAGTGGCTGTGGGACGAGGACCACGACGGGCCCACGGCGCAGGAGCGCTTCGAGGCCTTCCTGGCCGGCGACACGGACGTCGACCTGGCCGCCGACTCCGACTGGGACGCCTTCCCGCCGGCCTCTCCGCCCGGCCCCGAGCACATCTCCGGGAACCCGGTGTACTACCGCGGCGCGATGGTCCTGCACCGGATCCGGCAGGAGGTGGGCGACGAGAAGTTCTTCGCCCTGCTGCGCGGCTGGGCCGCCGACCACCGGTACGGGAACGCGAGCACGGCCGACTTCACGGCCTACGCGCAGGAGCAGACGGGCCACGACCTGAAGAAGGTCTGGGACGTCTGGCTGTACGGGAAGGCCCGGCCGAAGTAG
- a CDS encoding flavin reductase family protein, which translates to MKTTPVPTPVPTPVPTPAPAPLRGSPHAEGVSNDEFRAAMARLTAGVCLITAHEAADGARGEDVGMTATAFMSVSLDPPLVLVSLREGSRMDDLLAEQPLWAVSVLADHQLQVAGRFAMKGRISDRLLFADLPYVRGEASGAPLLTGALATLECRTENRVEAGDHTLVIGHVLTAALPSPDSPPLTYFRGRYRHLGQ; encoded by the coding sequence CTGAAGACGACCCCGGTACCGACACCTGTACCGACACCCGTACCGACCCCCGCGCCCGCCCCGCTCCGGGGGAGCCCCCATGCTGAGGGAGTGAGCAATGACGAGTTCCGGGCCGCGATGGCCCGGCTGACGGCGGGCGTGTGCCTGATCACGGCACACGAGGCGGCGGACGGCGCGCGCGGCGAGGACGTCGGCATGACGGCGACCGCCTTCATGTCCGTCTCCCTGGACCCGCCCCTGGTCCTGGTGAGCCTGCGCGAGGGATCCCGGATGGACGACCTGCTCGCGGAGCAGCCGCTGTGGGCGGTCTCGGTCCTCGCCGACCACCAGCTCCAGGTCGCGGGCCGCTTCGCGATGAAGGGCCGCATCAGCGACCGGCTCCTCTTCGCGGACCTGCCGTACGTCCGCGGCGAAGCCTCGGGCGCGCCGCTGCTGACGGGCGCCCTGGCCACCCTGGAATGCCGCACGGAAAACCGCGTCGAGGCGGGCGACCACACCCTGGTCATCGGCCACGTCCTGACGGCAGCCCTCCCCTCCCCGGACTCCCCTCCCCTGACCTACTTCCGCGGCCGCTACCGCCACCTGGGCCAGTAG
- a CDS encoding CBM35 domain-containing protein, with protein sequence MTTPANNGPHGGANKPEDDDPFGYLYEDGQAAGATPPSSGGGYGYPGTSGGGHHGAQPGVPRTSHHQVRTVGDRRNGGQRGPVPHQQSPAQQPPYPQYQAPEALQAGGYGVPQQPQSHSAMSAQPGGHGGGGGSSRRSLIIAAVAVVGAVVIGIGAAMAFSKKDDDKGKGNADGGQQSAAPQNPSAAPPSGSPKPSEAPLPKGEAAGAGMVLTGGARLENTVPGSKSSGGQYVGGFNQPGAALTWTVDMPEAGEYTLFVNYGVPGKDAKATLTVNGQNPTQSLNLANFSKAEAGAWDKGWTRTFAFVTLKKGTNTMKISCEPGNQCEAVFDQLGMARGHVRR encoded by the coding sequence ATGACGACGCCCGCGAACAACGGCCCGCACGGTGGGGCGAACAAGCCCGAGGACGACGATCCGTTCGGCTACCTCTACGAGGACGGCCAGGCGGCCGGAGCCACCCCGCCCTCGTCGGGCGGTGGATACGGCTATCCCGGGACGTCGGGCGGCGGTCACCACGGAGCACAGCCCGGTGTCCCCCGTACCTCGCACCACCAGGTGCGGACGGTCGGCGACCGGCGCAACGGCGGCCAGCGCGGACCCGTCCCGCACCAGCAGAGCCCTGCGCAGCAGCCCCCGTACCCCCAGTACCAGGCCCCGGAAGCCCTCCAGGCGGGCGGCTACGGCGTTCCGCAGCAGCCGCAGTCCCACTCCGCGATGAGCGCGCAGCCCGGCGGCCACGGCGGTGGCGGCGGCTCCAGCCGCAGGAGCCTGATCATCGCGGCGGTCGCGGTGGTCGGCGCGGTCGTGATCGGCATCGGCGCGGCCATGGCCTTCTCCAAGAAGGACGACGACAAGGGCAAGGGCAACGCGGACGGCGGCCAGCAGTCGGCGGCCCCGCAGAACCCCTCGGCCGCGCCCCCGAGCGGCTCGCCCAAGCCCTCCGAGGCCCCGCTGCCCAAGGGCGAGGCGGCCGGTGCGGGCATGGTGCTGACCGGTGGCGCCCGGCTGGAGAACACGGTGCCGGGTTCGAAGAGCTCGGGCGGCCAGTACGTCGGCGGCTTCAACCAGCCCGGTGCGGCGCTCACCTGGACCGTGGACATGCCGGAGGCCGGGGAGTACACGCTCTTCGTGAACTACGGGGTGCCCGGCAAGGACGCGAAGGCGACCCTCACGGTCAACGGGCAGAACCCGACGCAGTCCTTGAACCTGGCGAACTTCTCCAAGGCCGAGGCGGGCGCCTGGGACAAGGGCTGGACCCGCACGTTCGCGTTCGTCACCCTCAAGAAGGGCACCAACACGATGAAGATCTCGTGCGAGCCCGGCAACCAGTGCGAGGCGGTCTTCGACCAGCTCGGCATGGCGCGCGGGCACGTCAGGCGCTGA
- a CDS encoding TerD family protein — translation MAVSLSKGGNVSLTKEAPGLTAVTVGLGWDVRTTTGVDFDLDASAIAVNPTGKVVSDGHFVFFNNKSTPDQTIVHTGDNRTGEGAGDDEAINVNLAGLPADVDKIVFPVSIYDAETRSQNFGQVRNAYIRVVNQAGGAEIARYDLSEDAATETAMVFGELYRSGAEWKFRAVGQGYASGLTGIAQDFGVNV, via the coding sequence ATGGCTGTCAGCCTGTCCAAGGGCGGCAACGTCTCGCTCACGAAGGAGGCCCCCGGCCTCACTGCCGTCACGGTCGGCCTCGGCTGGGACGTTCGTACGACGACCGGCGTCGACTTCGACCTCGACGCCTCGGCGATCGCGGTCAACCCGACGGGCAAGGTCGTCTCCGACGGCCACTTCGTCTTCTTCAACAACAAGTCCACCCCGGACCAGACCATCGTCCACACCGGTGACAACCGCACCGGCGAGGGCGCGGGCGACGACGAGGCCATCAACGTCAACCTCGCCGGCCTGCCGGCCGACGTGGACAAGATCGTCTTCCCGGTCTCCATCTACGACGCCGAGACCCGCAGCCAGAACTTCGGCCAGGTCCGCAACGCGTACATCCGCGTCGTGAACCAGGCCGGCGGCGCCGAGATCGCCCGCTACGACCTCTCCGAGGACGCGGCGACCGAGACCGCCATGGTCTTCGGCGAGCTCTACCGCAGCGGCGCCGAGTGGAAGTTCCGCGCGGTCGGCCAGGGCTACGCCTCGGGCCTCACCGGCATCGCGCAGGACTTCGGCGTCAACGTCTGA
- a CDS encoding GlcG/HbpS family heme-binding protein, whose amino-acid sequence MNTRTRVLTGTALAVALGAGAFGAVSASATPAAEAAPAAVAAKKDGPSDKNFTTTTHLTVDAATRAAQAALQAAQAENQRVTVAVVDRNGNTIVTLRGDGAGPQSYESAERKAFTAVSWNAPTSVLVGRLAQTPNLKDIPGTLFLGGGTPVQVNGAPVAGIGVAGAPSGELDEKFAKAGVDALNR is encoded by the coding sequence ATGAACACCCGTACCCGCGTTCTCACCGGTACCGCCCTCGCCGTCGCCCTGGGCGCCGGAGCCTTCGGTGCCGTGAGCGCCAGCGCGACCCCCGCCGCCGAGGCAGCCCCGGCCGCCGTCGCCGCGAAGAAGGACGGGCCGAGCGACAAGAACTTCACCACGACGACGCACCTCACCGTCGACGCCGCCACCCGCGCCGCCCAGGCCGCGCTCCAGGCCGCCCAGGCCGAGAACCAGCGGGTGACGGTCGCGGTCGTCGACCGCAACGGCAACACCATCGTCACCCTGCGCGGCGACGGCGCCGGCCCGCAGTCCTACGAGTCGGCGGAGCGCAAGGCCTTCACCGCCGTGTCCTGGAACGCGCCGACCTCGGTGCTCGTGGGCCGCCTCGCCCAGACCCCGAACCTGAAGGACATCCCCGGCACCCTCTTCCTCGGCGGCGGCACCCCGGTGCAGGTCAACGGCGCCCCCGTCGCGGGCATCGGCGTGGCCGGCGCCCCGAGCGGCGAGCTGGACGAGAAGTTCGCCAAGGCCGGTGTCGACGCGCTCAACAGGTAG
- the cdgB gene encoding diguanylate cyclase CdgB, whose translation METESEPYVRLATLRQLHRVVAELNTARSLADTLQTVVDGIVVGLGYELACVNLVRPDGDLVVAAFAGDPAAEALITGRVGSRASWDRRLTMGENWDGLRFIPHTEGWVLMEDDVPQWHTDGPDPRFEDEWHPEDRLYAPMYASGGELLGVISVDRPRNGRRPGAWGREALQMYAFQAAIAISNARLRANMQRALVRLEREQQALRASEESFRQAFEYAPSGMAIAEMGGDQHGRLLRTNDALCRLLGRPASVLRRYSFSDLVHPEDIGTLLRTSAEGGRAELRLGRRDGTYVWVSLRNSVVADAADGPRFLLTHVEDIEERKRHELQLAHRASHDSLTGLPNSAELRSRLGARLCRRPQSVRATAIEALDAAFEGRDAHTGHVGHDGYEVRVEAAGAGAGGGGEHGFQADGPDRFTGPDPFDYSGAPAAPTDGPYDHHVHTVAPSTEVDDGTKGLAVLFCDLDGFKSINDRFGHHTGDAVLIEVARRLTTGVRDGDTVARLGGDEFVVLADGLGAADAADLAVRLRNAIIPPIRVDGRAVRVGASFGIGWASCGMSADEVLRSADQRMYIEKRSRSKAHRRAG comes from the coding sequence ATGGAGACCGAGTCGGAGCCGTACGTCCGTCTTGCGACCCTGCGGCAGCTGCACCGGGTGGTGGCCGAGCTCAATACGGCCCGGAGCCTGGCGGACACTCTGCAGACCGTCGTGGACGGCATCGTCGTGGGCCTCGGCTACGAACTCGCCTGTGTCAACCTCGTTCGCCCGGACGGTGATCTCGTCGTCGCCGCCTTCGCCGGCGACCCCGCCGCAGAGGCTCTCATCACCGGTCGCGTCGGCTCCCGCGCCTCCTGGGACCGCCGTCTGACGATGGGTGAGAACTGGGACGGGCTGCGGTTCATCCCGCACACCGAGGGCTGGGTCCTCATGGAGGACGACGTCCCCCAGTGGCACACCGACGGCCCCGATCCGCGGTTCGAGGACGAGTGGCACCCCGAGGACCGGCTCTATGCGCCGATGTATGCGTCCGGCGGGGAACTTCTGGGTGTCATTTCGGTGGACAGACCGCGCAATGGGCGCCGGCCCGGCGCGTGGGGCCGCGAAGCGCTCCAGATGTACGCCTTCCAGGCGGCGATTGCGATCAGCAATGCGAGGCTGCGGGCGAACATGCAGCGGGCCCTCGTGAGGCTGGAACGCGAACAGCAGGCGCTGCGCGCCAGCGAGGAGTCCTTCCGCCAGGCCTTCGAGTACGCGCCCAGCGGCATGGCCATCGCCGAGATGGGCGGGGACCAGCACGGCCGGCTGCTGCGGACCAACGACGCGCTGTGCCGGCTGCTCGGCCGGCCGGCCTCGGTACTGCGCCGCTACTCCTTCTCCGACCTGGTCCACCCCGAGGACATCGGCACCCTGCTGCGCACCTCCGCCGAGGGCGGCCGCGCCGAGCTGCGCCTCGGCCGGCGCGACGGCACGTATGTATGGGTCTCGCTGCGCAACTCGGTGGTCGCCGACGCCGCCGACGGACCCCGGTTCCTGCTCACGCACGTCGAGGACATCGAGGAGCGCAAGCGGCACGAGCTCCAGCTCGCCCACCGGGCCAGCCACGACTCGCTGACCGGCCTGCCCAACAGCGCCGAGCTGCGGTCCCGGCTCGGTGCGCGGCTGTGCCGCAGACCGCAGTCCGTACGGGCGACCGCGATCGAGGCGCTGGACGCGGCCTTCGAGGGGCGCGACGCGCACACGGGGCACGTGGGGCACGACGGGTACGAGGTGCGGGTGGAGGCGGCCGGTGCCGGTGCCGGTGGTGGCGGTGAGCACGGCTTTCAAGCCGACGGGCCGGACCGCTTCACCGGACCCGACCCCTTCGACTACTCCGGGGCGCCGGCGGCCCCGACGGACGGACCGTACGACCACCACGTGCACACGGTGGCGCCCTCGACCGAGGTCGACGACGGGACGAAGGGGCTCGCGGTGCTCTTCTGTGACCTCGACGGCTTCAAGTCGATCAACGACCGGTTCGGGCACCACACGGGCGACGCGGTCCTGATCGAGGTCGCCCGGAGGCTGACGACGGGCGTCAGGGACGGTGACACCGTCGCTCGGCTGGGTGGTGATGAATTCGTCGTCCTCGCCGACGGCCTGGGCGCCGCGGACGCCGCCGATCTCGCGGTGCGGCTGCGCAACGCGATCATCCCGCCGATCCGGGTGGACGGCCGTGCGGTCCGTGTCGGGGCCAGTTTCGGCATCGGCTGGGCCAGCTGCGGGATGTCGGCGGACGAGGTGCTGCGTTCCGCCGACCAGCGGATGTACATCGAGAAGAGGTCCCGCTCCAAGGCGCACCGCCGGGCCGGCTGA
- a CDS encoding ROK family protein, whose protein sequence is MKHVIALDVGGTGMKAALVAHDGTLLHEARRATGRERGPEAVVETILDFAAELLDTGRDRFGRAASAAGVAVPGIVDADHGIAVYAANLGWRDVPMRALLSSRLGGIPVALGHDVRTGGLAEGRIGAGRGADRFLFVPLGTGIAGAIGIVGRIEAGAHGYAGEIGHIVVRPGGPACGCGQSGCLETLASASAVSRAWAAASGDPEADAADCAKAVASGDTRAREVWLAAVGALADGLVTAITLLDPHTLIIGGGLAEAGETLFTPLRAAVEERVTFQRLPHIVPAALGDTAGCLGAGLLAWDLLATEVPA, encoded by the coding sequence GTGAAACACGTCATCGCCCTCGATGTGGGCGGCACCGGGATGAAGGCCGCCCTCGTCGCCCACGACGGCACCCTGCTCCACGAAGCGCGCCGCGCCACCGGCCGCGAGCGGGGCCCCGAGGCCGTCGTCGAGACGATCCTGGACTTCGCCGCCGAGCTGCTCGACACCGGTCGGGACCGGTTCGGGCGGGCCGCCTCGGCCGCCGGGGTCGCCGTCCCCGGCATCGTCGACGCCGACCACGGGATCGCCGTCTACGCGGCGAACCTGGGCTGGCGCGACGTACCGATGCGCGCCCTGCTCAGCAGCCGTCTCGGCGGCATCCCGGTGGCCCTCGGCCACGACGTGCGCACGGGCGGACTCGCCGAGGGCCGCATCGGCGCCGGCCGGGGCGCCGACCGCTTCCTCTTCGTCCCCCTGGGCACCGGCATCGCCGGCGCCATCGGCATCGTCGGCCGCATCGAGGCCGGCGCCCACGGCTACGCGGGCGAGATCGGGCACATCGTGGTGCGCCCGGGCGGCCCCGCCTGCGGCTGCGGCCAGAGCGGCTGCCTGGAGACCCTCGCCTCCGCCTCCGCCGTCAGCCGCGCCTGGGCGGCCGCCTCCGGCGACCCCGAGGCCGACGCGGCGGACTGCGCCAAGGCCGTCGCATCCGGCGACACGCGCGCCCGGGAGGTCTGGCTGGCCGCCGTCGGCGCCCTGGCCGACGGGCTGGTCACCGCGATCACCCTGCTGGACCCGCACACGCTGATCATCGGTGGCGGCCTGGCGGAGGCGGGGGAAACCTTGTTCACACCACTACGGGCGGCCGTGGAGGAACGCGTGACGTTCCAGCGGCTCCCCCACATCGTGCCGGCGGCCCTCGGGGACACCGCCGGATGCCTGGGCGCAGGGCTGCTCGCCTGGGACCTACTCGCCACGGAGGTACCTGCCTGA
- the arfB gene encoding alternative ribosome rescue aminoacyl-tRNA hydrolase ArfB codes for MPGPYVIRGSVVLPEGELAWRFSRSSGPGGQHVNTSDSRVELMFDLAATKALPDVWKERALERLASRLVDGVVTVRASEHRSQFRNREMALVRMASLLAEATAPPPKQRRATKIPRGINERRLREKKARAETKRGRTARDW; via the coding sequence ATGCCTGGTCCCTATGTCATCCGCGGTTCGGTCGTGCTCCCCGAGGGCGAGCTCGCCTGGCGCTTCTCGCGTTCCTCCGGGCCGGGCGGGCAGCACGTGAACACCTCGGACTCGCGCGTGGAGCTGATGTTCGACCTGGCCGCCACGAAGGCGCTGCCCGATGTCTGGAAGGAGCGGGCGCTGGAGCGGTTGGCGTCCCGCCTGGTGGACGGGGTGGTGACCGTACGGGCCTCCGAGCACCGCTCGCAGTTCCGCAATCGGGAGATGGCGCTGGTCCGGATGGCTTCGCTGCTGGCGGAGGCGACTGCGCCGCCGCCGAAGCAGAGGCGGGCGACGAAGATTCCGCGCGGGATCAATGAGCGGCGGCTGCGGGAGAAGAAGGCGCGGGCGGAGACGAAGCGGGGGCGCACCGCGCGGGACTGGTAA
- a CDS encoding GNAT family N-acetyltransferase: MIIQPLVPVDGALPGPVLTEIAALYSTNHAFFELSGDFPDPDRITVEQVAAALADELAHDGAEVLLARSAGRLVGLAATLAHTPAPDPGEPAAEPTPDPDPWIGLLLIDATAHREGYGRAVATLVEDRFRAAGRSGVQIAVLDNNPKALAFWQSRGYVAVRRAEDRERGRDCTVLRKPLETP; this comes from the coding sequence GTGATCATCCAACCGCTCGTCCCGGTGGACGGCGCCCTGCCCGGCCCCGTCCTCACCGAGATCGCCGCCCTCTACTCGACGAACCACGCGTTCTTCGAACTCAGCGGCGACTTCCCCGACCCGGACCGCATCACGGTCGAACAGGTCGCCGCCGCCCTCGCCGACGAGCTCGCCCATGACGGCGCCGAGGTCCTCCTCGCCCGTTCCGCGGGCCGCCTCGTCGGTCTCGCCGCCACCCTGGCCCACACGCCCGCCCCGGACCCGGGCGAGCCGGCCGCCGAGCCCACCCCGGATCCGGACCCGTGGATCGGCCTGCTGCTCATCGACGCCACCGCGCACCGCGAGGGATACGGCCGCGCCGTGGCCACCCTGGTCGAGGACCGGTTCCGCGCCGCCGGACGCAGCGGCGTGCAGATCGCCGTACTGGACAACAACCCCAAGGCCCTCGCCTTCTGGCAGTCCCGGGGGTACGTCGCGGTGCGCCGGGCCGAGGACCGCGAACGGGGCCGCGACTGCACGGTGCTGCGCAAGCCGCTCGAAACCCCGTAG
- a CDS encoding 1-phosphofructokinase family hexose kinase yields MILTVTLNTALDVTYRVPRLLPHASHRVTAVTERAGGKGINVARVLAALGHEVTATGFAGGPVGAVVRGLLARSPGVVDALVPCAGTTRRTVAVTDDASGDTTQFNEPGPLITPAEWSQFLARYEELARAARAVALCGSLPPGVPVGAYAVLVRTARAAGVPVLLDTSGEALRRGVAARPEIIKPNAAELAELTGSRDPHPATRDARRRGAHAVVTSLGPDGLLAATPEGTWQAAPPRKLSGNPTGAGDSAVAGLLSALAEGLDWPARLTRAVALSAATVLAPVAGEFDPALYEELRLGVCVTAGN; encoded by the coding sequence ATGATCCTGACCGTGACGCTCAACACCGCACTCGACGTCACGTACCGCGTGCCGCGACTGCTTCCGCACGCCTCGCACCGGGTCACCGCCGTCACCGAACGCGCCGGCGGCAAGGGGATCAACGTCGCCCGCGTGCTGGCCGCGCTCGGCCACGAGGTGACGGCGACCGGCTTCGCGGGCGGCCCGGTCGGCGCCGTCGTCCGCGGACTGCTGGCGCGGTCCCCGGGGGTGGTGGACGCCCTGGTCCCCTGCGCGGGCACCACGCGCCGCACCGTGGCCGTGACCGACGACGCCTCCGGCGACACCACCCAGTTCAACGAGCCGGGTCCGCTGATCACGCCCGCGGAGTGGTCGCAGTTCCTCGCCCGGTACGAGGAACTCGCGCGCGCCGCCCGGGCCGTGGCCCTGTGCGGCAGCCTCCCGCCGGGCGTGCCGGTGGGCGCGTACGCGGTGCTCGTCCGGACGGCCCGCGCGGCCGGGGTCCCGGTCCTGCTGGACACCAGCGGCGAGGCCCTGCGCCGCGGGGTCGCCGCCCGCCCCGAGATCATCAAGCCGAACGCCGCCGAACTGGCCGAGCTCACCGGCTCCCGCGACCCGCACCCCGCCACCCGCGACGCCCGCCGCCGGGGCGCCCACGCGGTGGTCACCTCACTCGGCCCGGACGGCCTGCTGGCCGCCACCCCCGAGGGCACCTGGCAGGCGGCCCCGCCCCGCAAGCTGTCCGGCAACCCGACCGGAGCCGGCGACTCCGCGGTCGCGGGCCTGCTGTCGGCCCTGGCGGAGGGCCTGGACTGGCCCGCCCGCCTCACCCGCGCGGTCGCCCTGTCGGCGGCCACGGTCCTCGCCCCGGTGGCGGGCGAATTCGACCCCGCCCTCTACGAGGAGCTGCGGCTCGGCGTCTGCGTCACCGCCGGAAACTGA
- the nagA gene encoding N-acetylglucosamine-6-phosphate deacetylase, protein MSGSAHSTVLSGARVVLPTGTVAGGRVIVEGDRIAGSAHEGSRIVDLSGHWIVPGFVDMHNHGGGGASFTSGTAEDVLKGVRTHREHGTTTLVASTVTGDLAELARRAGLLAELTQQGEIAGIHFEGPFINPCRKGAHKEDLLRDPDPAEVRKLIDAAHGAARMFTLATELPGGLGSVRLLAEHGVIAAIGHTDATYEQTRAAIDAGATVATHLFNAMPGLAHREPGPIAALLEDERITVELINDGTHLHPAALELAFHHAGAHRVALITDAMDAAGFGDGTYHLGPLEVEVKQGVARLVEGGSIAGSTLTLDTAFKRSVTLDRLPVESVVQAISANPAKLIGLYDEIGSLEPGKYADLVVLDAGFDVKGVMRRGEWIVSPLD, encoded by the coding sequence ATGTCCGGAAGCGCACACAGCACCGTTCTCTCCGGCGCCAGGGTGGTGCTGCCCACCGGAACCGTGGCGGGCGGCCGGGTCATCGTCGAAGGCGACCGCATCGCCGGCAGCGCCCACGAGGGCTCCCGGATCGTCGACCTGTCCGGGCACTGGATCGTCCCGGGCTTCGTCGACATGCACAACCACGGCGGCGGCGGCGCCTCGTTCACCTCCGGCACCGCCGAGGACGTCCTCAAGGGCGTGCGCACCCACCGCGAACACGGCACCACCACCCTGGTCGCCTCCACGGTCACCGGGGACCTGGCCGAACTGGCCCGGCGCGCGGGGCTGCTCGCCGAACTCACGCAGCAGGGCGAGATCGCCGGCATCCACTTCGAGGGGCCGTTCATCAACCCCTGCCGCAAGGGCGCGCACAAGGAGGACCTGCTCCGCGACCCCGACCCGGCCGAGGTCCGCAAGCTGATCGACGCCGCCCACGGCGCCGCCCGCATGTTCACCCTCGCCACCGAACTCCCGGGCGGCCTGGGCTCCGTACGGCTGCTGGCCGAGCACGGGGTCATCGCCGCGATCGGGCACACGGACGCCACGTACGAGCAGACGCGCGCCGCCATCGACGCGGGAGCGACCGTCGCCACCCACCTCTTCAACGCGATGCCCGGCCTCGCGCACCGCGAACCCGGCCCGATCGCCGCGCTGCTGGAGGACGAGCGGATCACCGTCGAGCTCATCAACGACGGCACCCACCTGCACCCGGCGGCCCTGGAACTGGCCTTCCACCACGCGGGCGCGCACCGCGTCGCGCTGATCACCGACGCGATGGACGCGGCCGGCTTCGGCGACGGGACCTACCACCTCGGCCCGCTGGAGGTCGAGGTCAAGCAGGGCGTGGCCCGGCTCGTCGAGGGCGGCTCCATCGCCGGCTCGACGCTGACCCTGGACACCGCGTTCAAGCGCTCGGTGACCCTCGACCGGCTGCCGGTGGAGTCCGTGGTCCAGGCGATCTCCGCCAACCCGGCCAAGCTGATCGGCCTGTACGACGAGATCGGCTCGCTGGAGCCCGGCAAGTACGCGGACCTCGTCGTCCTGGACGCCGGATTCGACGTCAAGGGCGTCATGCGGCGCGGCGAATGGATCGTCAGCCCCCTCGACTGA